The Lates calcarifer isolate ASB-BC8 linkage group LG14, TLL_Latcal_v3, whole genome shotgun sequence genome has a segment encoding these proteins:
- the LOC108888791 gene encoding uncharacterized protein LOC108888791 isoform X5: MMFSSEVYNMDYGLIIFLLTGALVSVASAQTRQYHFVSTPLNWTEAQSFCRQVYTDLATIENTADVSAVNATTSNYTGQAWIGLYDDLVNSWRWSLDNSSFYGEGETEFRNWDLNPVQPNNQLGQQYCVVLYGGRLGTWGDTECSMELQFVCYAGIENGTLVYVIIDNQVNWTQAQRFCRENYVDLASIRNQTENDIITSISNGRFVWIGLYRNNLWSDGSTSLFRNWAAGQPDSGTDNCFTTSFSGSGQWSDDDCSLSLPFICFRTIPPNAEGFRSTGQDETSITLQWNKVNNNVSYILQFDGTEINITAPDGDGPVTHTVSSLTAGTKYTFTLFSVFEDVRSSGVSFTAVTVPSNAGGFRSTGQDETSITLQWNKVNNNVSFTLQFDGTEINITAPDGDGPVTHTVSSLTAATKYTFTLFSVFEDVRSSGVSVTAVTAPSNTGGFRSTGQDETSITLQWNKVNNNVSFTLQFDGTEINITAPDGDGPVTHTVSSLTAGTKYTFTLFSVFEDVRSSGVSVTAVTAPSNTGGFRSTGQDETSITLQWNKVNNNVSFTLQFDGTEINITAPDGDGPVTHTVSSLTAGTKYTFTLFSVFEDVRSSGVSVTAVTAPSNTGGFRSTGQDETSITLQWNKVNNNVSFTLQFDGTEINITAPDGDGPVTHTVSSLTAGTKYTFTLFSVFEDVRSSGVSVTAVTAPSNTGGFRSTGQDETSITLQWNKVNNNVSFTLQFDGTEINITAPDGDGPVTHTISSLTAGTKYTFTLFSVFEDVRSSGVSVTAVTAPSNTGGFRSTGQDETSITLQWNKVNNNVSFTLQFDGTEINITAPDGDGPVTHTVSSLTAGTKYTFTLFSVFEDVRSSGVSVTAVTAPSNTGGFRSTGQDETSITLQWNKVNNNVSFTLQFDGTEINITAPDGDGPVTHTVSSLTAGTKYTFTLFSVFEDVRSSGVSVTAVTAPSNTGGFRSTGQDETSITLQWNKVNNNVSFTLQFDGTEINITAPDGDGPVTHTVSSLTAGTKYTFTLFSVFEDVRSSGVSVTAVTAPSNTGGFRSTGQDETSITLQWNKVNNNVSFTLQFDGTEINITAPDGDGPVTHTVSSLTAGTKYTFTLFSVFEDVRSSGVSVTAVTAPSNTGGFRSTGQDETSITLQWNKVNNNVSFTLQFDGTEINITAPDGDGPVTHTVSSLTAGTKYTFTLFSVFEDVRSSGVSVTAVTAPSNTGGFRSTGQDETSITLQWNKVNNNVSFTLQFDGTEINITAPDGDGPVTHTISSLTAGTKYTFTLFSVFEDVRSSGVSVTAVTAPSNTGGFRSTGQDETSITLQWNKVNNNVSFTLQFDGTEINITAPDGDGPVTHTVSSLTAGTKYTFTLFSVFEDVRSSGVSVTAVTAPSNAGNFRSTGQDETSITLQWNKVNNNVSYILQFDGTEINITAPDGDGPVTHTVSSLTAGTKYTFTLFSVLEDIRSSGVSFTAVTAPSNTGGFRSTGQDETSITLQWNKVNNNVSFTLQFDGTEINITAPDGDGPVTHTVSSLTAGTKYTFTLFSVFEDVRSSGVSVTAVTAPSNTGGFRSTGQDETSITLQWNKVNNNVSFTLQFDGTEINITAPDGDGPVTHTVSSLTAGTKYTFTLFSVFEDIRSSGVSFTAVTAPSNAGNFRSTGQDETSITLQWNKVNNNVSYILQFDGTEINITAPDGDGPVTHTVSSLTAGTKYTFTLFSVFEDVRSSGVSFTAVTGEILNFFSVLLM; the protein is encoded by the exons ATGATG ttttcttCAGAGGTTTATAACATGGATTATGGGCTGATCATCTTTTTGCTCACAG gaGCATTGGTCAGTGTTGCCTCTGCCCAAACTCGTCAGTATCACTTTGTGAGCACGCCACTGAACtggactgaagctcagagctTCTGCCGACAGGTCTATACTGACCTGGCCACCATagaaaacacagctgatgtCAGTGCCGTTAATGCTACTACATCAAACTACACAG GCCAGGCTTGGATAGGTCTCTATGATGATTTGGTAAACAGCTGGAGATGGTCCCTGGATAACAGCAGCTTCTAtggagaaggagaaacagagtTTAGAAATTGGGATTTGAATCCTGTTCAGCCCAACAATCAACTAGGACAACAGTACTGTGTGGTATTATATGGTGGCCGTTTGGGCACATGGGGAGACACTGAATGCAGCATGGAACTTCAGTTTGTGTGCTATGCTG GCATAGAAAATGGCACACTGGTCTATGTTATAATTGACAATCAGGTGAATTGGACTCAAGCTCAGAGATTCTGCAGGGAGAATTATGTTGACCTAGCCAG TATAAGaaatcagacagaaaatgacatcATCACAAGCATATCAAATGGGAGATTTGTGTGGATTGGTCTGTACCGGAATAACCTGTGGTCTGATGGGAGCACCTCTCTGTTTCGAAACTGGGCCGCTGGACAGCCAGACTCTGGGACAGATAACTGTTTCACCACATCATTCAGTGGCTCAGGACAGTGGTCAGATGATGATTGCTCCCTCAGCTTGCCATTCATCTGTTTCAGAACAA TTCCACCCAACGCAGAAGGCTTCAGATCAACAGGACAAGATGAGACCAGTATCactctgcagtggaataaaGTCAACAACAATGTCAGCTATATTCTCCAGTTTGATGGGACAGAGATAAACATCACTGCACCAGATGGAGATGGACCAGTAACTCACACAGTCTCATCTCTCACTGCTGGAACCAAAtacacattcactctcttctctgtgtttgaggacGTCAGAAGCAGTGGAGTAAGCTTTACTGCAGTCACTG TTCCTTCAAATGCAGGAGGCTTCAGGTCAACAGGACAAGATGAGACCAGTATCactctgcagtggaataaaGTCAACAACAATGTCAGCTTTACTCTCCAGTTTGATGGTACAGAGATAAACATCACTGCACCAGATGGAGATGGACCAGTAACTCACACAGTCTCATCTCTCACTGCTGCAACCAAAtacacattcactctcttctctgtgtttgaggacGTCAGAAGCAGTGGAGTAAGCGTTACTGCAGTCACTG ctcctTCAAACACAGGAGGCTTCAGGTCAACAGGACAAGATGAGACCAGTATCactctgcagtggaataaaGTCAACAACAATGTCAGCTTTACTCTCCAGTTTGATGGAACAGAGATAAACATCACTGCACCAGATGGAGATGGACCAGTAACTCACACAGTCTCATCTCTCACTGCTGGAACCAAAtacacattcactctcttctctgtgtttgaggacGTCAGAAGCAGTGGAGTAAGCGTTACTGCAGTCACTG ctcctTCAAACACAGGAGGCTTCAGGTCAACAGGACAAGATGAGACCAGTATCactctgcagtggaataaaGTCAACAACAATGTCAGCTTTACTCTCCAGTTTGATGGAACAGAGATAAACATCACTGCACCAGATGGAGATGGACCAGTAACTCACACAGTCTCATCTCTCACTGCTGGAACCAAAtacacattcactctcttctctgtgtttgaggacGTCAGAAGCAGTGGAGTAAGCGTTACTGCAGTCACTG ctcctTCAAACACAGGAGGCTTCAGGTCAACAGGACAAGATGAGACCAGTATCactctgcagtggaataaaGTCAACAACAATGTCAGCTTTACTCTCCAGTTTGATGGAACAGAGATAAACATCACTGCACCAGATGGAGATGGACCAGTAACTCACACAGTCTCATCTCTCACTGCTGGAACCAAAtacacattcactctcttctctgtgtttgaggacGTCAGAAGCAGTGGAGTAAGTGTTACTGCAGTCACTG ctcctTCAAACACAGGAGGCTTCAGGTCAACAGGACAAGATGAGACCAGTATCactctgcagtggaataaaGTCAACAACAATGTCAGCTTTACTCTCCAGTTTGATGGAACAGAGATAAACATCACTGCACCAGATGGAGATGGACCAGTAACTCACACAATCTCATCTCTCACTGCTGGAACCAAAtacacattcactctcttctctgtgtttgaggacGTCAGAAGCAGTGGAGTAAGTGTTACTGCAGTCACTG ctcctTCAAACACAGGAGGCTTCAGATCAACAGGACAAGATGAGACCAGTATCactctgcagtggaataaaGTCAACAACAATGTCAGCTTTACTCTCCAGTTTGATGGAACAGAGATAAACATCACTGCACCAGATGGAGATGGACCAGTAACTCACACAGTCTCATCTCTCACTGCTGGAACCAAAtacacattcactctcttctctgtgtttgaggacGTCAGAAGCAGTGGAGTAAGCGTTACTGCAGTCACTG ctcctTCAAACACAGGAGGCTTCAGGTCAACAGGACAAGATGAGACCAGTATCactctgcagtggaataaaGTCAACAACAATGTCAGCTTTACTCTCCAGTTTGATGGAACAGAGATAAACATCACTGCACCAGATGGAGATGGACCAGTAACTCACACAGTCTCATCTCTCACTGCTGGAACCAAAtacacattcactctcttctctgtgtttgaggacGTCAGAAGCAGTGGAGTAAGCGTTACTGCAGTCACTG ctcctTCAAACACAGGAGGCTTCAGGTCAACAGGACAAGATGAGACCAGTATCactctgcagtggaataaaGTCAACAACAATGTCAGCTTTACTCTCCAGTTTGATGGAACAGAGATAAACATCACTGCACCAGATGGAGATGGACCAGTAACTCACACAGTCTCATCTCTCACTGCTGGAACCAAAtacacattcactctcttctctgtgtttgaggacGTCAGAAGCAGTGGAGTAAGCGTTACTGCAGTCACTG ctcctTCAAACACAGGAGGCTTCAGGTCAACAGGACAAGATGAGACCAGTATCactctgcagtggaataaaGTCAACAACAATGTCAGCTTTACTCTCCAGTTTGATGGAACAGAGATAAACATCACTGCACCAGATGGAGATGGACCAGTAACTCACACAGTCTCATCTCTCACTGCTGGAACCAAAtacacattcactctcttctctgtgtttgaggacGTCAGAAGCAGTGGAGTAAGTGTTACTGCAGTCACTG ctcctTCAAACACAGGAGGCTTCAGATCAACAGGACAAGATGAGACCAGTATCactctgcagtggaataaaGTCAACAACAATGTCAGCTTTACTCTCCAGTTTGATGGAACAGAGATAAACATCACTGCACCAGATGGAGATGGACCAGTAACTCACACAGTCTCATCTCTCACTGCTGGAACCAAAtacacattcactctcttctctgtgtttgaggacGTCAGAAGCAGTGGAGTAAGCGTTACTGCAGTCACTG ctcctTCAAACACAGGAGGCTTCAGGTCAACAGGACAAGATGAGACCAGTATCactctgcagtggaataaaGTCAACAACAATGTCAGCTTTACTCTCCAGTTTGATGGAACAGAGATAAACATCACTGCACCAGATGGAGATGGACCAGTAACTCACACAATCTCATCTCTCACTGCTGGAACCAAAtacacattcactctcttctctgtgtttgaggacGTCAGAAGCAGTGGAGTAAGTGTTACTGCAGTCACTG ctcctTCAAACACAGGAGGCTTCAGATCAACAGGACAAGATGAGACCAGTATCactctgcagtggaataaaGTCAACAACAATGTCAGCTTTACTCTCCAGTTTGATGGAACAGAGATAAACATCACTGCACCAGATGGAGATGGACCAGTAACTCACACAGTCTCATCTCTCACTGCTGGAACCAAAtacacattcactctcttctctgtgtttgaggacGTCAGAAGCAGTGGAGTAAGCGTTACTGCAGTCACTG ctcctTCAAATGCAGGAAACTTCAGGTCAACAGGACAAGATGAGACCAGTATCactctgcagtggaataaaGTCAACAACAATGTCAGCTATATTCTCCAGTTCGATGGTACAGAGATAAACATCACTGCACCAGATGGAGATGGACCAGTAACTCACACAGTCTCATCTCTCACTGCTGGAACCAAAtacacattcactctcttctctgtgctTGAGGACATCAGAAGCAGTGGAGTAAGCTTTACTGCAGTCACTG ctcctTCAAACACAGGAGGCTTCAGGTCAACAGGACAAGATGAGACCAGTATCactctgcagtggaataaaGTCAACAACAATGTCAGCTTTACTCTCCAGTTTGATGGTACAGAGATAAACATCACTGCACCAGATGGAGATGGACCAGTAACTCACACAGTCTCATCTCTCACTGCTGGAACCAAAtacacattcactctcttctctgtgtttgaggacGTCAGAAGCAGTGGAGTAAGCGTTACTGCAGTCACTG ctcctTCAAACACAGGAGGCTTCAGGTCAACAGGACAAGATGAGACCAGTATCactctgcagtggaataaaGTCAACAACAATGTCAGCTTTACTCTCCAGTTTGATGGAACAGAGATAAACATCACTGCACCAGATGGAGATGGACCAGTAACTCACACAGTCTCATCTCTCACTGCTGGAACCAAAtacacattcactctcttctctgtgtttgaggacATCAGAAGCAGTGGAGTAAGCTTTACTGCAGTCACTG
- the LOC108888791 gene encoding uncharacterized protein LOC108888791 isoform X50, with product MMFSSEVYNMDYGLIIFLLTGALVSVASAQTRQYHFVSTPLNWTEAQSFCRQVYTDLATIENTADVSAVNATTSNYTGQAWIGLYDDLVNSWRWSLDNSSFYGEGETEFRNWDLNPVQPNNQLGQQYCVVLYGGRLGTWGDTECSMELQFVCYAGIENGTLVYVIIDNQVNWTQAQRFCRENYVDLASIRNQTENDIITSISNGRFVWIGLYRNNLWSDGSTSLFRNWAAGQPDSGTDNCFTTSFSGSGQWSDDDCSLSLPFICFRTIPPNAEGFRSTGQDETSITLQWNKVNNNVSYILQFDGTEINITAPDGDGPVTHTVSSLTAGTKYTFTLFSVFEDVRSSGVSFTAVTVPSNAGGFRSTGQDETSITLQWNKVNNNVSFTLQFDGTEINITAPDGDGPVTHTVSSLTAATKYTFTLFSVFEDVRSSGVSVTAVTAPSNTGGFRSTGQDETSITLQWNKVNNNVSFTLQFDGTEINITAPDGDGPVTHTVSSLTAGTKYTFTLFSVFEDVRSSGVSVTAVTAPSNTGGFRSTGQDETSITLQWNKVNNNVSFTLQFDGTEINITAPDGDGPVTHTVSSLTAGTKYTFTLFSVFEDVRSSGVSVTAVTAPSNTGGFRSTGQDETSITLQWNKVNNNVSFTLQFDGTEINITAPDGDGPVTHTVSSLTAGTKYTFTLFSVFEDVRSSGVSVTAVTAPSNTGGFRSTGQDETSITLQWNKVNNNVSFTLQFDGTEINITAPDGDGPVTHTVSSLTAGTKYTFTLFSVFEDVRSSGVSVTAVTAPSNTGGFRSTGQDETSITLQWNKVNNNVSFTLQFDGTEINITAPDGDGPVTHTVSSLTAGTKYTFTLFSVFEDVRSSGVSVTAVTAPSNTGGFRSTGQDETSITLQWNKVNNNVSFTLQFDGTEINITAPDGDGPVTHTVSSLTAGTKYTFTLFSVFEDVRSSGVSVTAVTAPSNTGGFRSTGQDETSITLQWNKVNNNVSFTLQFDGTEINITAPDGDGPVTHTISSLTAGTKYTFTLFSVFEDVRSSGVSVTAVTAPSNTGGFRSTGQDETSITLQWNKVNNNVSFTLQFDGTEINITAPDGDGPVTHTVSSLTAGTKYTFTLFSVFEDVRSSGVSVTAVTAPSNAGNFRSTGQDETSITLQWNKVNNNVSYILQFDGTEINITAPDGDGPVTHTVSSLTAGTKYTFTLFSVLEDIRSSGVSFTAVTAPSNTGGFRSTGQDETSITLQWNKVNNNVSFTLQFDGTEINITAPDGDGPVTHTVSSLTAGTKYTFTLFSVFEDVRSSGVSVTAVTAPSNTGGFRSTGQDETSITLQWNKVNNNVSFTLQFDGTEINITAPDGDGPVTHTVSSLTAGTKYTFTLFSVFEDIRSSGVSFTAVTAPSNAGNFRSTGQDETSITLQWNKVNNNVSYILQFDGTEINITAPDGDGPVTHTVSSLTAGTKYTFTLFSVFEDVRSSGVSFTAVTGEILNFFSVLLM from the exons ATGATG ttttcttCAGAGGTTTATAACATGGATTATGGGCTGATCATCTTTTTGCTCACAG gaGCATTGGTCAGTGTTGCCTCTGCCCAAACTCGTCAGTATCACTTTGTGAGCACGCCACTGAACtggactgaagctcagagctTCTGCCGACAGGTCTATACTGACCTGGCCACCATagaaaacacagctgatgtCAGTGCCGTTAATGCTACTACATCAAACTACACAG GCCAGGCTTGGATAGGTCTCTATGATGATTTGGTAAACAGCTGGAGATGGTCCCTGGATAACAGCAGCTTCTAtggagaaggagaaacagagtTTAGAAATTGGGATTTGAATCCTGTTCAGCCCAACAATCAACTAGGACAACAGTACTGTGTGGTATTATATGGTGGCCGTTTGGGCACATGGGGAGACACTGAATGCAGCATGGAACTTCAGTTTGTGTGCTATGCTG GCATAGAAAATGGCACACTGGTCTATGTTATAATTGACAATCAGGTGAATTGGACTCAAGCTCAGAGATTCTGCAGGGAGAATTATGTTGACCTAGCCAG TATAAGaaatcagacagaaaatgacatcATCACAAGCATATCAAATGGGAGATTTGTGTGGATTGGTCTGTACCGGAATAACCTGTGGTCTGATGGGAGCACCTCTCTGTTTCGAAACTGGGCCGCTGGACAGCCAGACTCTGGGACAGATAACTGTTTCACCACATCATTCAGTGGCTCAGGACAGTGGTCAGATGATGATTGCTCCCTCAGCTTGCCATTCATCTGTTTCAGAACAA TTCCACCCAACGCAGAAGGCTTCAGATCAACAGGACAAGATGAGACCAGTATCactctgcagtggaataaaGTCAACAACAATGTCAGCTATATTCTCCAGTTTGATGGGACAGAGATAAACATCACTGCACCAGATGGAGATGGACCAGTAACTCACACAGTCTCATCTCTCACTGCTGGAACCAAAtacacattcactctcttctctgtgtttgaggacGTCAGAAGCAGTGGAGTAAGCTTTACTGCAGTCACTG TTCCTTCAAATGCAGGAGGCTTCAGGTCAACAGGACAAGATGAGACCAGTATCactctgcagtggaataaaGTCAACAACAATGTCAGCTTTACTCTCCAGTTTGATGGTACAGAGATAAACATCACTGCACCAGATGGAGATGGACCAGTAACTCACACAGTCTCATCTCTCACTGCTGCAACCAAAtacacattcactctcttctctgtgtttgaggacGTCAGAAGCAGTGGAGTAAGCGTTACTGCAGTCACTG ctcctTCAAACACAGGAGGCTTCAGGTCAACAGGACAAGATGAGACCAGTATCactctgcagtggaataaaGTCAACAACAATGTCAGCTTTACTCTCCAGTTTGATGGAACAGAGATAAACATCACTGCACCAGATGGAGATGGACCAGTAACTCACACAGTCTCATCTCTCACTGCTGGAACCAAAtacacattcactctcttctctgtgtttgaggacGTCAGAAGCAGTGGAGTAAGCGTTACTGCAGTCACTG ctcctTCAAACACAGGAGGCTTCAGGTCAACAGGACAAGATGAGACCAGTATCactctgcagtggaataaaGTCAACAACAATGTCAGCTTTACTCTCCAGTTTGATGGAACAGAGATAAACATCACTGCACCAGATGGAGATGGACCAGTAACTCACACAGTCTCATCTCTCACTGCTGGAACCAAAtacacattcactctcttctctgtgtttgaggacGTCAGAAGCAGTGGAGTAAGCGTTACTGCAGTCACTG ctcctTCAAACACAGGAGGCTTCAGGTCAACAGGACAAGATGAGACCAGTATCactctgcagtggaataaaGTCAACAACAATGTCAGCTTTACTCTCCAGTTTGATGGAACAGAGATAAACATCACTGCACCAGATGGAGATGGACCAGTAACTCACACAGTCTCATCTCTCACTGCTGGAACCAAAtacacattcactctcttctctgtgtttgaggacGTCAGAAGCAGTGGAGTAAGTGTTACTGCAGTCACTG ctcctTCAAACACAGGAGGCTTCAGATCAACAGGACAAGATGAGACCAGTATCactctgcagtggaataaaGTCAACAACAATGTCAGCTTTACTCTCCAGTTTGATGGAACAGAGATAAACATCACTGCACCAGATGGAGATGGACCAGTAACTCACACAGTCTCATCTCTCACTGCTGGAACCAAAtacacattcactctcttctctgtgtttgaggacGTCAGAAGCAGTGGAGTAAGCGTTACTGCAGTCACTG ctcctTCAAACACAGGAGGCTTCAGGTCAACAGGACAAGATGAGACCAGTATCactctgcagtggaataaaGTCAACAACAATGTCAGCTTTACTCTCCAGTTTGATGGAACAGAGATAAACATCACTGCACCAGATGGAGATGGACCAGTAACTCACACAGTCTCATCTCTCACTGCTGGAACCAAAtacacattcactctcttctctgtgtttgaggacGTCAGAAGCAGTGGAGTAAGTGTTACTGCAGTCACTG ctcctTCAAACACAGGAGGCTTCAGATCAACAGGACAAGATGAGACCAGTATCactctgcagtggaataaaGTCAACAACAATGTCAGCTTTACTCTCCAGTTTGATGGAACAGAGATAAACATCACTGCACCAGATGGAGATGGACCAGTAACTCACACAGTCTCATCTCTCACTGCTGGAACCAAAtacacattcactctcttctctgtgtttgaggacGTCAGAAGCAGTGGAGTAAGCGTTACTGCAGTCACTG ctcctTCAAACACAGGAGGCTTCAGGTCAACAGGACAAGATGAGACCAGTATCactctgcagtggaataaaGTCAACAACAATGTCAGCTTTACTCTCCAGTTTGATGGAACAGAGATAAACATCACTGCACCAGATGGAGATGGACCAGTAACTCACACAATCTCATCTCTCACTGCTGGAACCAAAtacacattcactctcttctctgtgtttgaggacGTCAGAAGCAGTGGAGTAAGTGTTACTGCAGTCACTG ctcctTCAAACACAGGAGGCTTCAGATCAACAGGACAAGATGAGACCAGTATCactctgcagtggaataaaGTCAACAACAATGTCAGCTTTACTCTCCAGTTTGATGGAACAGAGATAAACATCACTGCACCAGATGGAGATGGACCAGTAACTCACACAGTCTCATCTCTCACTGCTGGAACCAAAtacacattcactctcttctctgtgtttgaggacGTCAGAAGCAGTGGAGTAAGCGTTACTGCAGTCACTG ctcctTCAAATGCAGGAAACTTCAGGTCAACAGGACAAGATGAGACCAGTATCactctgcagtggaataaaGTCAACAACAATGTCAGCTATATTCTCCAGTTCGATGGTACAGAGATAAACATCACTGCACCAGATGGAGATGGACCAGTAACTCACACAGTCTCATCTCTCACTGCTGGAACCAAAtacacattcactctcttctctgtgctTGAGGACATCAGAAGCAGTGGAGTAAGCTTTACTGCAGTCACTG ctcctTCAAACACAGGAGGCTTCAGGTCAACAGGACAAGATGAGACCAGTATCactctgcagtggaataaaGTCAACAACAATGTCAGCTTTACTCTCCAGTTTGATGGTACAGAGATAAACATCACTGCACCAGATGGAGATGGACCAGTAACTCACACAGTCTCATCTCTCACTGCTGGAACCAAAtacacattcactctcttctctgtgtttgaggacGTCAGAAGCAGTGGAGTAAGCGTTACTGCAGTCACTG ctcctTCAAACACAGGAGGCTTCAGGTCAACAGGACAAGATGAGACCAGTATCactctgcagtggaataaaGTCAACAACAATGTCAGCTTTACTCTCCAGTTTGATGGAACAGAGATAAACATCACTGCACCAGATGGAGATGGACCAGTAACTCACACAGTCTCATCTCTCACTGCTGGAACCAAAtacacattcactctcttctctgtgtttgaggacATCAGAAGCAGTGGAGTAAGCTTTACTGCAGTCACTG